One Vibrio neonatus genomic window carries:
- the orn gene encoding oligoribonuclease — MVLNDKNLIWVDLEMTGLDPETHKVIEIASIVTDSELNILAEGPVIAIHQSDAELAKMDDWCTNTHTNSGLVERVKNSDINEDQAVALTIEFLEQWVPKGASPICGNSIGQDRRFLYKHMPELEQYFHYRYVDVSTLKELTRRWKPEVLEGFTKQGVHLALDDIRESIAELRYYRKTIMNI, encoded by the coding sequence ATGGTGTTGAACGATAAAAATTTGATTTGGGTTGATCTTGAAATGACAGGGCTTGATCCTGAAACTCATAAAGTCATCGAGATCGCCTCTATCGTAACGGATAGTGAACTCAATATTTTAGCTGAAGGGCCAGTGATTGCCATTCATCAGTCTGATGCAGAACTGGCGAAAATGGACGATTGGTGCACCAATACCCACACCAACAGTGGTTTAGTTGAACGCGTTAAAAACAGCGATATCAACGAAGATCAAGCTGTAGCGTTGACGATTGAATTCCTAGAACAATGGGTACCCAAAGGCGCGTCACCGATTTGTGGTAACAGCATTGGGCAAGACCGACGCTTCTTATACAAACACATGCCAGAGCTAGAGCAGTACTTCCACTATCGTTATGTGGATGTCAGCACCTTAAAAGAACTGACTCGTCGCTGGAAACCCGAAGTTTTAGAGGGCTTTACGAAACAAGGCGTGCACCTTGCGTTGGATGATATTCGTGAGTCTATAGCAGAGCTTCGTTACTACAGAAAGACAATCATGAAT